GGTCTACACGGCGAGCGATATAGGGGCCCTCATCGACATTCAGAAGATGAAGTTCGACCTCCTCCGGAGCGTCCTTCAGGAGGAACTTATGAAGATCAAGGGAAGAACCGAAGAAGAGGGGCCCTATATCTCACTTGTGAGGAGCCTGGAAGGTGTCCTGGCGAGCATTATCGAGATAATAAACTCCGCGGAGGTCGAGATTAGGGCCGAACTCCCCTATCCCGTCTTCAAGGAGCTCAAACCCTACCTGCTGGGAGCCCTCCAGAGGGGAGTGAACCTGTACCTTCTGGTCTACCCCAGCATAGGCACTCCAGAGGAGTTCGAAAGGTTCAGGGATCAGGTCAAGATACGCACCTTTGACCTTGGAAACTTTCTCCTCGTTATATCCGACCTCTCAAGCGCTGTCTACTCAAAACGGCGCTTCTTCAGCGTTCACAAGCTCCCGATTTCCAGCAACGAAATCTACGGATACGTGATACAGGAAAAAGACCTCCTCCTCAGACTCCTCAACATCCACAACAACCTCTGGCTCAAGTCAAAGGAGG
This window of the Thermococcus thermotolerans genome carries:
- a CDS encoding TrmB family transcriptional regulator → MENYAFLIEKLQELGLTKREAEVYLTILIKDGATVKELLEALDIHQPQLYNIIQSLIRKGFIRASAGRPRVYTASDIGALIDIQKMKFDLLRSVLQEELMKIKGRTEEEGPYISLVRSLEGVLASIIEIINSAEVEIRAELPYPVFKELKPYLLGALQRGVNLYLLVYPSIGTPEEFERFRDQVKIRTFDLGNFLLVISDLSSAVYSKRRFFSVHKLPISSNEIYGYVIQEKDLLLRLLNIHNNLWLKSKEVMGWIPRPELYPKVFIEFSMALNELETLLKLGYTPVVTVEGRDVKSGYPVSITGKVRSINRFGIVSNFVLEGENGTFTVGGFDAEVEDIEAQKIVIREITK